The Diadema setosum chromosome 4, eeDiaSeto1, whole genome shotgun sequence genome window below encodes:
- the LOC140227177 gene encoding probable RING finger protein 207 homolog encodes MATFHQISSQELECPICLTLFNQPKSLKCSHTFCIDCLERIFQTQPNQQIITCPVCREGTPVPSGDMSELQTNERLSSLVDEVKTKNPTCTNCGVDQESPTLSYCQDCGSYMCKSCEINHFAFKPVSNHKVVPIGDMLSGKVPLRSRRKCEKHPSADEDCFCTHCREYFCITCGTFDHMQKGHPLEKAAVHEEKLMTNIKELQKEAKSKKTTIENHIDFIETQRNEITAMLRKLDDDIDKTYEEYMQLLSARREDLKYQVKRLSEKFEKELQAMEEEGHQAILQMNAMEELVAHGMKVPLEKDALFAHDTLCENLKSFLGRDDPDDQSPRGVAEQARKISFRRQMKVNEICLGELKSCDVKADVELPVKNILNCITRAPDGKIAVGSFGGGIHLYSPDGEFQQTVLKNESFLGFACLPV; translated from the exons ATGGCAACGTTTCATCAAATCAGCAGCCAGGAACTTGAGTGTCCTATCTGTCTGACACTTTTCAACCAACCTAAATCACTGAAATGTTCTCACACCTTCTGCATAGACTGTCTGGAACGTATCTTTCAAACTCAGCCAAACCAACAAATTATAACATGCCCTGTGTGCAGGGAAGGAACGCCTGTACCCAGTGGAGATATGAGTGAGTTACAAACAAATGAACGCTTGAGTTCTCTCGTGGACGAAGTGAAGACAAAGAATCCAACATGCACAAATTGTGGGGTAGACCAAGAGTCTCCAACTCTGTCGTACTGTCAGGACTGTGGGAGTTATATGTGTAAATCATGTGAGATAAACCACTTTGCCTTTAAACCGGTCTCCAATCACAAAGTGGTGCCCATCGGTGACATGCTCTCGGGAAAAGTTCCTCTCAGGAGTCGACGGAAATGTGAGAAACACCCCAGCGCTGATGAAGACTGTTTCTGTACCCATTGTCGGGAGTATTTCTGCATTACGTGTGGGACGTTCGATCACATGCAAAAGGGTCATCCGCTGGAAAAGGCAGCTGTCCATGAGGAAAAATTAATGACAAATATCAAGGAGTTACAAAAAGaggcaaaatcaaagaaaacaaccaTCGAAAATCACATCGATTTCATAGAAACACAACGCAATGAAATAACAGCTATGCTGAGAAAGCTCGATGATGACATCGACAAGACGTACGAAGAATACATGCAGCTATTGTCAGCCAGGAGAGAAGACCTGAAATATCAAGTGAAACGATTGTCTGAAAAATTTGAGAAGGAATTACAGGCCATGGAGGAAGAGGGTCACCAAGCAATTCTTCAAATGAACGCAATGGAAGAGCTGGTGGCTCACGGTATGAAGGTACCTCTAGAGAAAGACGCCTTGTTTGCACACGACACATTGTGTGAGAACTTGAAGAGCTTTCTGGGACGAGATGATCCTGACGACCAATCGCCGAGAGGTGTGGCTGAACAAGCTCGGAAGATTTCATTCCGTAGACAGATGAAGGTCAATGAAATTTGTCTTGGAGAGCTGAAGAGCTGCGATGTCAAAGCAGACGTAGAGCTTCCAGTCAAAAACATCCTAAACTGCATCACTCGTGCACCAGACGGTAAGATAGCGGTGGGATCGTTTGGAGGCGGAATCCATCTTTACTCCCCTGATGGCGAGTTCCAGCAGACCGTGCTGAAGAAT GAGAGCTTCCTTGGGTTTGCCTGTCTGCCTGTTTGA